The Balneola vulgaris DSM 17893 DNA window CAGTTGTTGGTAATCTTTGTGGGTGTGTTCTGATAAATAATCAGAGAGATTTCCCTCGAGCTTTTCATCCGTTCGTATCAGCTTAATGATGAGTCGTTTTACGGTTTCTACAATTTGAGCACCCTGACCATTAATCAGCTCGAATCCGTTATTTCTGATAACTTCATCCAGCTTCAATTGATCTTTTTCATTAAGCGTACTTCCGAGGGTGAGCTCCCCAAGGTCTATAGACTTCACCTGAAAACCTGCATGAGTGAGTTTCTCTTCTAATACCTCAGCACAGTGGCTGCACACCATATTTTTAACGTAATAATGCATCTAACTAATTCTTGAATGGCATTTAATACTTCAAACTTCGGGAATATAATACCTGATTCATAACATTATGTGCATCCTATTTCATTCGTACAAATTTGTGTATTCCAGCATGATTCAATACTCTTTAAATGATTGAACTCTCATTACAATGAATCAACGTTTTATGGATACTACTATCGAAATTGCCGAGAATATTAGAGCGCTTTGCGTCCAGACATTTAAGACACACTTTCATGAAGCACTTCTAAGTGGACTCTGTAGCGACGGTGCCATGGAAGTAGCTATTGGCGCCGTTCAGGCTTTAGATTTAGAGAAGGAGTTGGGTGAGGTTGAATGAAATACAGTTGTTAATTTGAACCAGAAATTGCTTTAATCAAACTGTGTTTTTCAAATAGTCATGTATATCCTTTAACCTGTAGATTCAATTGCCCCATTTAATTTTCAATAGGAATTGTAAAATAGAATTTTACTTTAAACTCCTAACCTACTGAAAATACTTACAAGTGTAGAATGAATCTCGATGAAATAACTTATAGAATAAATGGTTGCGCTATGACAGTGCACAATGAACTTGGAAATGGTTTCCAAGAAGTGGTTTACCAAAGATGTCTTGCAATAGAAATGGAGAAAAATGGTTTAATTTTCGGTCGAGAAATAGAACAGGATCTCTTTTATAAAGGTTTACATGTTGGAACACGAAGAGCTGATTTCATTGTAGAAAATAAAATAATGGTTGAGATTAAAGCCGTAATCGACCTAGAAGCTGTTCACATTGCTCAAGCTAAAAATTATGTAGTTGTTTATGATCTACCTATTGGCTTACTCATAAATTTTGGATCAAGGAGTCTCCAATTCAAAAAAATATTCAACTCACGAAATAGAATTGATCGAAATTAGGAAAGGTTTTGAATCAGGATTTACAGGATTCGCTTGATGTACAAGATTAAACTAACACAATCCTGTGAATCCCAAAATCCAGAGAATCCTGATGCAAAAGACTACTTATTTTAATTCAACTTTAGAACCCATCTCAATTCCCCCCCCCAAATTTGACGTATCTCCGCTAGGCAGGTTCGAACCACGACCGCCAGCCGGCGGATAACAGCCTATTGCCCTTACAAATAATCCTTGATGTCAATCTGCTTATCAATGAGTCGTCGGATCATTCTCTTACTCTTCCAGCTCTTCACTTTACTCTCTGCTTGCATTGCTTCCCTTCGAGTTTCAAACTGCAACTGACAAACAAGTATCCACGGTCGGAATCTCTGTGTATGCCCTTTGTGTTCAGAGTTATGATAGCTCAACCTACGTACGGGATCGTCAGAACTTCCTATGTAATAGGTGTCTTTGACTTCGGATTTTAATATGTAGAGGTAGTAACTCATAGACATAAAAAAAGGACATTCAAGCTAGTGCCTAAATGTCCTTTTGTAAAGCTCCCCGGGTTGGATTCGAACCAACGACCGATCGGTTAACAGCCGATTGCTCTGCCACTGAGCTACCGAGGAAGATATTCTTGATGACTTTTCAATAAACCTGCTGTTTCGGCTATGTCATCGCTATCGAAACAAGCATCCCGTTGAAGGGGCGACAAATATAAAAAGAATATTGAATGAGTATCAATACTTATTTTCAATTTTCGTAAAAAACTTTTTCCAACACTAACCCATGTGCTGGAGCTGTAAAAGATTTCACATCAGCCTTAGGATTGAAAAGCAACTCACGGTAATCGTTAAGCTTGATTTTACCTATACCTACTTGAATCATCGTACCTATTAATCGCCTCACCATATTCCTTAAAAATCGGTTTGCTTGAATGTGAAATAAGACCCTGTCTTCTTTTTCTTCGATAGCTGCATTAAAAATGGTGCACAACGTAGTGTAGTTTTCTTCATTGAACTTAGAAAAACCATCAAAATCGAACTCCCCTATAAGTAAGGTTGCGCATTCTTCCAGCAATCGAATATCGGTATCTTTAGGAATCACCCAACCTATATCGTGATGAAGTGGTGAAGGTCTTTTTAACAAGGTGTAGATGTAGGCTCTAGAGCTTGCATCAAAGCGAGCATGGAAGTCAGCTTTCACTTCCTCAATTTCATGAATGAATACATGATTTGAAGACACGCCATTAACACCAAATATCAGTTTTTGCACATCGACATCATCACCCAAATCAACATGAGCAACTTGCCCACGCGCATGAACTCCTGCATCGGTTCGACCCTGCCCGATTAAATCAATTGGCTGCTGTAATATCTTACTAAATGCCTTTTCAAGCTCCCCTTCTACGGTAGTAGCATCTGGCTGAATTTGCCAACCTGAGAAATAGGCACCATGATATTCAATCAATAATTTATATCGTTTTATCATCGAGGTATGATACGGATTTTATTATTCAGCCGTAAAAACTAGAAGCATTCATGAAACACAAACTGCTTAGCGCCGTACTTGATTGCCATATCAAAAAAAAGAATCTTAGGGCTGTATTATTAATAGAGATTCTCACAAACACAACTAACTAAATATAGATACGATGACTATAATCGAAGTGGATGGCATTCGTAAAGCATTCGGGAAAAACGTTGCTGTTAACGATGTCAGTTTTAAAGCAGAAAGAGGGCGAATATTTGGGTTATTGGGTCCCAATGGTGCAGGTAAAACAACAACCATCAGAATGATTAATAATATAATCATGCCTGATGAAGGGAACATTACCATAAATGGTGTGGCGGCTAGCCCAGAAACACAAAAGATGATTGGCTATATGCCCGAAGAGCGTGGGCTGTATAAGAAAATGAAAGTTGAGGAACAGTTAATGTACCTTACGCAATTGAAAGGAATGAAAGCCAAAGATGCTAAGAAAGCTATTCGCTACTGGCTTGAGCGTTTTGGCGCAGCCGATTGGACTAAAAAAGAAGTAGGTGAGCTCTCAAAAGGGATGTCGCAAAAAATTCAGTTTATTGCCACAATTGCTCACGATCCTGATATCTATATTTTTGATGAGCCCTTCAGTGGTTTAGATCCTATTAACTCAGAAACGCTTAAGGAAATCATCATTGAGCTAAAGAATAATGGCAAAACCATATTATTCTCTACACACAGAATGGAACAAGTTGAACAGATGTGCGACGACATCTGCTTATTCAACAATGGTAAAGCCGTACTTCAAGGTGGACTTCGAGAGATCAAAGCTTCCTTCGGAAAAAACACCATAAATCTTGAGTTCGAGGGCGACGGCACGTTCCTCGATAAACTCCAAGATGTTCGCATTAACAACCGATCTACAAACTTTGCAGAGATTCGAGTGTTAAACGGGCAAAGCATGCAAGACATTTTAAAACTGGCTATGGAACACGCTGAAATCCACAAATTTGAACGTATCGAGCCTTCACTAAATGAGATATTCATCTCAACCGTTGGCGAAGATAACCTAAAAGCACAGCAGGAGGCCTAAGATGGATTTCAAGAAAATTACCTTAGTATTAAAGCGTGAATACATAACACGCGCACGTTCAAAATCTTTTATCCTTTCAACCATTTTAACACCACTCGTACTTATTGCTTTT harbors:
- a CDS encoding helix-turn-helix domain-containing protein, translating into MHYYVKNMVCSHCAEVLEEKLTHAGFQVKSIDLGELTLGSTLNEKDQLKLDEVIRNNGFELINGQGAQIVETVKRLIIKLIRTDEKLEGNLSDYLSEHTHKDYQQLSRLFSNVEGKSIERYYILQKIERAKELIVYGEQTFAEIALELDYSSQQHFSRQFKKETGLSPSHFKDIKENKRIAIDKI
- a CDS encoding GxxExxY protein; the encoded protein is MNLDEITYRINGCAMTVHNELGNGFQEVVYQRCLAIEMEKNGLIFGREIEQDLFYKGLHVGTRRADFIVENKIMVEIKAVIDLEAVHIAQAKNYVVVYDLPIGLLINFGSRSLQFKKIFNSRNRIDRN
- a CDS encoding GIY-YIG nuclease family protein yields the protein MSYYLYILKSEVKDTYYIGSSDDPVRRLSYHNSEHKGHTQRFRPWILVCQLQFETRREAMQAESKVKSWKSKRMIRRLIDKQIDIKDYL
- the truA gene encoding tRNA pseudouridine(38-40) synthase TruA; protein product: MIKRYKLLIEYHGAYFSGWQIQPDATTVEGELEKAFSKILQQPIDLIGQGRTDAGVHARGQVAHVDLGDDVDVQKLIFGVNGVSSNHVFIHEIEEVKADFHARFDASSRAYIYTLLKRPSPLHHDIGWVIPKDTDIRLLEECATLLIGEFDFDGFSKFNEENYTTLCTIFNAAIEEKEDRVLFHIQANRFLRNMVRRLIGTMIQVGIGKIKLNDYRELLFNPKADVKSFTAPAHGLVLEKVFYEN
- a CDS encoding ABC transporter ATP-binding protein; translated protein: MTIIEVDGIRKAFGKNVAVNDVSFKAERGRIFGLLGPNGAGKTTTIRMINNIIMPDEGNITINGVAASPETQKMIGYMPEERGLYKKMKVEEQLMYLTQLKGMKAKDAKKAIRYWLERFGAADWTKKEVGELSKGMSQKIQFIATIAHDPDIYIFDEPFSGLDPINSETLKEIIIELKNNGKTILFSTHRMEQVEQMCDDICLFNNGKAVLQGGLREIKASFGKNTINLEFEGDGTFLDKLQDVRINNRSTNFAEIRVLNGQSMQDILKLAMEHAEIHKFERIEPSLNEIFISTVGEDNLKAQQEA